One Methylophaga marina DNA window includes the following coding sequences:
- a CDS encoding DUF1328 domain-containing protein produces the protein MLSWALTFLIIGIIAGALGLSGVAGTATNIAWILFVIGLVLALIFFITGRRPPM, from the coding sequence ATGTTAAGTTGGGCATTGACGTTTTTAATCATCGGTATCATTGCTGGTGCGCTTGGTTTAAGTGGTGTTGCTGGTACAGCGACCAACATTGCTTGGATTTTATTTGTTATTGGTTTAGTTCTCGCCCTCATTTTCTTCATTACTGGTAGACGTCCACCTATGTAG